A single region of the Halopiger xanaduensis SH-6 genome encodes:
- the sucD gene encoding succinate--CoA ligase subunit alpha, translated as MSVLVDDDTRVVVQGITGGEGKFHAKQMMEYGTNVVAGAVPGKGGQEVDGVPVYDTVHEAVEEENADTSVIFVPPAFAGDAIFEALDTDLDLAVAITEGIPTQDMARVNKRLTETDTRLIGPNCPGLITPGEAKLGILPGNIFSEGNVGLVSRSGTLTYQVVDNLTNRGMGQSTAIGIGGDPIIGTDFVDALELFENDPETEAIVMCGEIGGEDEEEAAAYIDEHVDTPVAGFIAGRTAPPGKRMGHAGAIVSGSGTGTAESKISALNDAGVPVGDTPEEVADHIEEFLA; from the coding sequence ATGAGTGTACTAGTCGACGACGACACGCGCGTCGTGGTACAGGGCATCACGGGCGGGGAAGGCAAGTTCCACGCCAAGCAGATGATGGAGTACGGCACCAACGTGGTCGCCGGCGCGGTCCCCGGCAAGGGCGGCCAGGAAGTCGACGGCGTCCCCGTCTACGACACGGTCCACGAGGCCGTCGAAGAGGAGAATGCCGACACCTCGGTCATCTTCGTCCCGCCAGCGTTCGCGGGCGACGCCATCTTCGAGGCCCTCGATACGGACCTCGACCTCGCGGTTGCCATCACGGAGGGCATCCCGACTCAGGACATGGCTCGAGTCAACAAGCGCCTAACCGAGACCGACACGCGCCTGATCGGCCCGAACTGTCCCGGTCTCATCACGCCCGGCGAGGCCAAACTCGGCATCCTCCCCGGCAACATCTTCTCCGAGGGCAACGTCGGTCTGGTCTCCCGCTCGGGCACCCTCACGTACCAGGTCGTCGACAACCTGACGAACCGCGGCATGGGCCAGAGCACCGCGATCGGCATCGGCGGCGACCCGATCATCGGCACCGACTTCGTCGACGCCCTCGAGCTGTTCGAGAACGACCCCGAAACGGAAGCCATCGTCATGTGCGGCGAGATCGGCGGCGAAGACGAGGAGGAGGCCGCCGCGTACATCGACGAGCACGTCGACACGCCGGTCGCCGGCTTCATCGCCGGCCGGACCGCCCCGCCGGGCAAGCGCATGGGCCACGCCGGCGCGATCGTCTCCGGCTCGGGTACCGGCACCGCCGAGAGCAAGATTTCGGCGCTCAACGACGCCGGCGTCCCCGTCGGCGACACGCCGGAGGAAGTCGCCGACCACATCGAAGAGTTCCTCGCCTGA
- the sucC gene encoding ADP-forming succinate--CoA ligase subunit beta, with amino-acid sequence MKLHEYQAKDVFADAGIPTPASQLASDVDGVIAAAEEIGYPVAVKAQVQVGGRGKAGGIKLAEDEDEAREAAESILGMDLKGYRVDQVLVEEAVDFVNELYVGITMDRGEGKPVAMVSTKGGVNIEEVAEEDPDAIAREHIDPSFGMHPYQARKAVYDAGVDQSVARDVSSVLTTLYDLWDSRDGADAEINPLMVTSDDEVIAADAVMNIDEDALFRQPELAEMEEEASSGDELEQKADEYDFDYVRLEGNVGIIGNGAGLVMTTLDLVDHYGGQPANFLDVGGGAKAQRIANALDMVFSDDNVDSVVFNIFGGITRGDEVARGINEALEQFDEIPKPVVVRLAGTNWEEGMEILNEDLVTVEQTLEDAVQRAVEYADEVEA; translated from the coding sequence ATGAAGCTTCACGAATATCAGGCGAAGGACGTCTTCGCCGATGCCGGCATTCCGACGCCGGCATCCCAACTCGCCTCCGACGTCGACGGCGTTATCGCCGCGGCCGAGGAGATCGGGTATCCAGTCGCAGTCAAGGCGCAGGTACAGGTCGGCGGCCGCGGGAAGGCCGGCGGTATTAAACTCGCCGAGGACGAGGACGAGGCCCGCGAGGCGGCCGAGTCCATCCTCGGAATGGACCTGAAGGGTTACCGCGTGGATCAGGTTCTGGTCGAGGAAGCGGTCGACTTCGTTAACGAGCTCTACGTCGGCATCACGATGGACCGCGGCGAAGGCAAGCCCGTCGCCATGGTCTCGACCAAGGGTGGGGTTAACATCGAGGAAGTCGCCGAGGAGGATCCCGACGCCATCGCTCGGGAACACATCGACCCCTCCTTCGGCATGCATCCGTACCAGGCCCGAAAGGCCGTCTACGACGCCGGCGTCGACCAGTCCGTCGCGCGCGACGTCTCGAGCGTCCTCACGACGCTGTACGATCTCTGGGACAGCCGCGACGGTGCCGACGCCGAGATCAACCCGCTGATGGTTACTTCGGACGACGAGGTCATCGCGGCCGACGCCGTGATGAACATCGACGAGGACGCGCTCTTCCGCCAGCCCGAACTGGCCGAAATGGAAGAGGAGGCGTCCTCGGGCGACGAACTCGAGCAGAAGGCCGACGAGTACGACTTCGACTACGTCCGCCTCGAGGGGAACGTCGGCATCATCGGCAACGGGGCCGGTCTCGTCATGACCACGCTCGACCTCGTCGACCACTACGGCGGCCAGCCCGCCAACTTCCTGGACGTCGGCGGTGGCGCAAAGGCGCAGCGCATCGCCAACGCCCTGGACATGGTCTTCTCGGACGACAACGTCGACTCCGTCGTCTTCAACATCTTCGGCGGGATCACCCGCGGCGACGAGGTCGCCCGGGGGATCAACGAGGCGCTCGAGCAGTTCGACGAAATCCCCAAGCCGGTCGTCGTCCGCCTGGCCGGCACCAACTGGGAGGAAGGCATGGAGATTCTCAACGAAGACCTCGTGACGGTCGAGCAGACCCTCGAGGACGCGGTTCAGCGTGCCGTCGAATACGCTGACGAGGTGGAAGCATGA
- a CDS encoding UbiA family prenyltransferase: MTTPIRTRRVRRWASSLESALRFLVHSNLFISLATVGVATTTILLADLPVEPLPIFIVFAATLFVYTINRFLDLEEDEQNVPRRAAFVKRYGRFWLALGSGLYLAAIGVAVALELPGAGYMLLPVAVAVLYSLAGVKRVFLVKNLFVGLAWGIIPLGVGYYYGQLQSLDILFVAGYITAMITIAAVIFDVKDIEGDREEGIATVPNRYGPATTRRVCQAANVAVAAAVVAVVALSSLSGRFLVVLAMNAYVACYIPFATEDRGPLFYGFVVDGEHVFLAALVIALEWAVW; encoded by the coding sequence GTGACGACCCCGATTCGCACGCGCCGCGTCCGGCGGTGGGCGTCGTCGCTCGAGAGCGCCCTCCGGTTTCTGGTTCACAGCAACCTCTTCATCTCGCTGGCGACCGTCGGCGTGGCGACGACGACGATCCTCCTCGCGGACCTACCGGTCGAACCGCTCCCGATCTTCATCGTCTTCGCGGCGACGCTGTTCGTCTACACGATCAACCGGTTCCTCGACCTCGAGGAGGACGAGCAAAACGTGCCCCGGCGGGCCGCGTTCGTCAAGCGCTACGGCCGCTTCTGGCTCGCGCTCGGCAGCGGGCTCTACCTCGCGGCGATCGGGGTCGCGGTCGCGCTGGAACTGCCGGGCGCGGGATACATGCTCCTGCCGGTTGCGGTCGCCGTCCTCTACTCGCTGGCCGGGGTCAAGCGCGTGTTTCTGGTGAAAAACCTGTTCGTGGGCTTGGCGTGGGGTATCATCCCGCTCGGCGTCGGCTACTACTACGGGCAGCTCCAGTCGCTCGACATCCTGTTCGTCGCCGGCTACATCACCGCCATGATCACGATCGCGGCCGTGATCTTCGACGTCAAGGATATCGAGGGCGACCGCGAGGAAGGGATCGCGACGGTGCCGAACCGGTACGGGCCGGCGACGACCCGACGCGTCTGTCAGGCCGCAAACGTTGCGGTCGCCGCGGCGGTCGTCGCCGTCGTCGCGCTCAGTTCTCTCTCCGGCCGGTTTCTCGTCGTCCTCGCGATGAACGCCTACGTGGCCTGTTACATCCCGTTCGCGACCGAGGACCGCGGCCCGCTGTTCTACGGGTTCGTCGTCGACGGCGAACACGTCTTCCTGGCCGCGCTGGTTATCGCGCTCGAGTGGGCGGTCTGGTGA
- a CDS encoding DUF5795 family protein, whose amino-acid sequence MSENRVVQGRMVTAEKLAELVEGDSVMEVDSIEEADRECPDCGGNVLKVTYMPSVTELVTGWKCQDCDWSEADRD is encoded by the coding sequence GTGAGCGAGAATCGCGTCGTTCAGGGGCGTATGGTGACGGCCGAAAAACTCGCCGAACTGGTCGAGGGCGACTCCGTCATGGAGGTCGACTCGATCGAGGAGGCCGACAGGGAGTGTCCGGACTGCGGCGGCAACGTCCTCAAAGTCACGTACATGCCGTCGGTGACGGAACTCGTGACCGGATGGAAGTGCCAGGACTGCGACTGGAGCGAGGCCGACCGCGACTGA
- a CDS encoding HalOD1 output domain-containing protein, producing MARTLETEPDRVYERIVTEVAAIDGTDPTELPPLFNAVDPDALLTVFSATESGVSRSGRVEFPYAGYDITITFDDDPELRIERT from the coding sequence ATGGCACGGACACTCGAGACGGAGCCGGACCGGGTCTACGAACGGATCGTGACCGAGGTCGCGGCGATCGACGGTACGGATCCGACGGAGCTCCCGCCGCTGTTCAACGCGGTCGATCCCGACGCCCTGCTGACCGTCTTCTCGGCTACCGAATCCGGCGTCTCGCGGTCGGGTCGCGTCGAGTTTCCGTACGCCGGCTACGATATTACGATCACGTTCGACGACGATCCGGAACTGCGGATCGAGCGAACGTAA